The Chroogloeocystis siderophila 5.2 s.c.1 genome includes the window ACTAACCGTTTTAAGAAGACTACCTGTTGATACTCAACAAGCCAGCAATTATGTCATCAGTAAAATTACTGAAATTCAACCCAATGCGATTATTTGTTGTGGTATGGCAGAAAGCCGATCACAATTAACTGTAGAATCTCGTGCCACTTGTGGAAATATCGCTTTGCGATCGCCAATTGATTTAGAACAACTGATTGCTGAGCTTTCTGTAACCCAAATCAGTCACGATGCCGGAAAATTTGTTTGTGAAGGACTTTATTTTGCTGTTTTGAACCATATCACAACACAGAAGTTAAACAGCCATTGTCTTTTTGTTCACGTACCAATTTTGACAGACGAGAATATCCAACAAGTAACAAAAGACTTCATATTAATTATTCAAAGGATGGCACTTTTATGAGCTATGTTGTGTCTTATTTTGAATTAACTACAACTTAACAAAAGGGTCGAGACAACTTTTCTGACCCTCATTCTATGACTGC containing:
- a CDS encoding peptidase C15; the encoded protein is MPPQILLTSFTTWLPHQKSNSSDDLIAKIHELYLTNSDLKLPLLTVLRRLPVDTQQASNYVISKITEIQPNAIICCGMAESRSQLTVESRATCGNIALRSPIDLEQLIAELSVTQISHDAGKFVCEGLYFAVLNHITTQKLNSHCLFVHVPILTDENIQQVTKDFILIIQRMALL